The following coding sequences are from one Hyphomicrobiales bacterium window:
- the otsB gene encoding trehalose-phosphatase encodes MSQDAVERVADAIQSLGKPALCLDFDGTLVEIAPRPEAISVAEELPGLLAELHSKLDRRLAIITGRAHADLSTYLDVTAFPVASSHGAEFSPAGSSKVQSLIDGADLDPLRPPLADAIKALDGVYLEDKGTAIAVHTRPNPETHDGLIETLSRVADDHEGVHVAGGKGIVEVRLATENKGTAVARLAELDEWAGAKPVMIGDDTTDNDGMEVAKRLGGLGVQVGDGPDGTKLSHATLTLGSVQQAHSLLRRLID; translated from the coding sequence ATGAGCCAAGATGCAGTCGAAAGAGTCGCCGACGCCATTCAGTCCCTTGGCAAGCCCGCCCTTTGCCTCGATTTCGACGGCACGCTGGTTGAGATCGCGCCAAGGCCCGAAGCGATCAGCGTCGCCGAGGAACTTCCAGGACTACTCGCAGAGTTGCACAGCAAGCTTGATAGGCGCCTCGCGATCATAACCGGCCGCGCCCATGCCGACCTCTCGACATACCTGGATGTCACCGCCTTTCCAGTCGCCTCAAGCCACGGGGCCGAGTTCTCACCGGCGGGCAGCAGCAAGGTTCAGTCCTTGATCGATGGCGCCGACCTTGATCCGCTTCGCCCGCCTTTGGCCGATGCAATCAAGGCGCTGGATGGCGTCTATCTGGAAGACAAGGGAACCGCCATTGCCGTTCACACTCGGCCCAATCCCGAGACCCATGACGGTCTGATCGAGACGTTGAGCCGCGTGGCCGATGATCATGAGGGCGTCCATGTCGCGGGCGGCAAAGGCATTGTCGAGGTTCGCCTGGCAACCGAGAACAAGGGCACCGCGGTTGCGCGCCTAGCCGAGTTGGACGAATGGGCCGGTGCGAAACCTGTCATGATCGGCGATGATACCACCGACAATGACGGCATGGAGGTGGCCAAACGCCTTGGCGGGTTGGGTGTGCAAGTCGGCGACGGCCCGGATGGAACCAAGCTCAGTCATGCGACGTTGACCCTAGGTTCCGTCCAACAAGCCCACTCCCTGTTGCGCCGCCTCATCGATTGA
- a CDS encoding DUF971 domain-containing protein, with product MTERKPNRWPTELRLKAGKKTLQVSFDDGLQADLPAELLRVYSPSAEVQGHGSGPKMLVLGKENVTIRSIERVGSYAVRLVFDDGHDTGFYTWAYLEEFAQTVDQKRAEYDKDKAAA from the coding sequence ATGACCGAGCGCAAGCCAAACCGCTGGCCGACGGAATTACGGCTAAAAGCTGGAAAGAAAACTCTACAAGTCAGCTTTGACGACGGGTTGCAGGCCGATCTGCCGGCCGAGCTCTTGCGGGTCTATTCGCCCTCCGCCGAGGTGCAAGGCCATGGGTCCGGGCCAAAGATGCTGGTGCTTGGCAAGGAGAATGTGACCATTCGGTCCATTGAGCGCGTCGGCAGCTATGCGGTGCGGCTGGTTTTTGACGATGGCCATGACACGGGCTTTTACACGTGGGCGTATCTTGAAGAGTTCGCGCAAACGGTGGATCAGAAGCGCGCTGAGTACGACAAAGACAAGGCCGCCGCCTAA
- the moaA gene encoding GTP 3',8-cyclase MoaA: MDSLTTAQPPLIDPFGRTISYLRVSVTDRCDFRCVYCMAEDMTFLPKRDLLTLEELDRLCSAFVDRGVKKLRLTGGEPLVRKNLMSLIESLSRHLKTGALEELTLTTNGSQLRQHAQALYRHGVRRVNVSLDTLDADKFKAITRWGDYAKVMDGIAAAQDAGLKVKLNAVALRGFNEDEITAMLAFAHQRDMDLTLIETMPLGDIDGDRTDQYLPLSEVRLSLESAFTLTDLPDQTGGPARYVRVEETGGRLGFITPLTHNFCESCNRVRVTCTGTLYMCLGQDDAADLRAPLRASEGDDLLHAAIDEAIGRKPKGHDFIIDRTGAAPAVARHMSMTGG, translated from the coding sequence ATGGACAGTCTTACCACAGCACAGCCCCCTCTCATTGACCCATTTGGTCGCACGATCAGCTATCTGCGCGTTTCAGTCACCGATCGCTGCGATTTCCGCTGCGTTTACTGCATGGCAGAGGACATGACGTTCTTGCCCAAGCGGGACCTTTTGACGCTGGAAGAGCTGGACCGGCTGTGTTCAGCGTTTGTCGACCGAGGCGTCAAAAAGCTGCGCCTGACGGGCGGCGAACCGCTGGTGCGCAAGAACTTGATGAGCCTGATTGAAAGCCTGTCGCGTCACTTGAAAACTGGTGCGTTGGAAGAACTCACGCTCACCACCAATGGCTCGCAGCTTCGCCAGCACGCGCAGGCGCTGTACCGCCACGGTGTGCGGCGCGTGAATGTGTCGCTGGACACGCTGGACGCCGACAAGTTCAAGGCCATCACGCGCTGGGGCGATTACGCCAAGGTCATGGATGGCATCGCGGCAGCGCAGGACGCGGGCCTGAAGGTCAAGCTCAACGCGGTTGCCTTGCGCGGGTTCAACGAGGACGAAATCACCGCCATGCTGGCGTTCGCGCATCAACGGGACATGGATCTCACTCTCATTGAAACCATGCCGCTCGGCGATATCGATGGCGACCGCACCGACCAATATCTGCCGCTGTCCGAAGTGCGCCTAAGCCTTGAGAGCGCCTTCACGCTGACCGACCTGCCCGATCAGACCGGTGGGCCAGCACGCTATGTTCGCGTTGAAGAAACCGGCGGACGGCTTGGGTTCATCACGCCGCTCACGCACAATTTCTGCGAAAGCTGTAACCGGGTGCGCGTCACCTGCACCGGCACGCTCTACATGTGTTTGGGCCAAGACGATGCCGCCGATTTGCGCGCGCCTCTGCGGGCCTCAGAAGGCGACGATTTGCTTCACGCAGCCATTGATGAGGCCATCGGACGCAAACCCAAGGGCCATGATTTCATCATCGATCGCACAGGCGCTGCCCCGGCGGTTGCTCGCCATATGAGCATGACAGGCGGATAA
- a CDS encoding DMT family transporter has translation MTLTPNTRGIIATCLAMVGFIGTDSCIKLASQDLPISQMIALRGIAILAILVAMAFATGAHKALPTFKDKAVGLRAFGECMATLLYYNAIIAIPIANANAVLQTIPLVIVAVAALFFGEKVGWRRWLMILVGFSGVLLIIQPGGDGFMPASLWAVAAVIFFVIRDMATRYIDPRLPAVSINLVTSASVMVMGFILAFFQDWVILTPQALALLGLSACFLTMGYLAVTVAMRSGDVSVTSPFRYSIVLWALGIDAIVFGNRPDLTMIVGLTIVVASGIYMIVRERQINQSKDATHSSS, from the coding sequence ATGACCCTTACCCCCAACACGCGCGGCATCATCGCGACCTGCCTGGCAATGGTCGGGTTCATCGGCACGGACAGCTGCATCAAACTCGCCTCGCAGGACCTGCCGATCAGCCAAATGATTGCGCTACGCGGGATTGCGATCCTCGCGATCTTGGTCGCCATGGCGTTCGCGACCGGCGCCCACAAGGCCTTGCCGACGTTTAAAGACAAGGCGGTTGGCCTGCGCGCGTTCGGCGAGTGTATGGCCACCTTACTCTATTACAACGCAATCATCGCGATCCCTATCGCCAATGCCAATGCGGTGTTGCAGACGATCCCTTTGGTCATCGTCGCCGTCGCGGCGTTGTTCTTCGGTGAAAAGGTTGGTTGGCGGCGGTGGCTCATGATCCTGGTTGGCTTTTCCGGCGTGCTCTTGATCATTCAGCCGGGCGGCGATGGGTTTATGCCTGCCAGCCTCTGGGCCGTTGCGGCGGTGATCTTTTTCGTCATCCGCGATATGGCGACGCGCTATATCGATCCACGCCTGCCGGCGGTGTCGATCAACCTTGTCACCAGCGCGTCGGTGATGGTGATGGGCTTTATTCTAGCGTTTTTCCAGGACTGGGTGATCCTGACGCCGCAAGCCCTTGCGCTCCTCGGCTTGTCGGCCTGTTTTCTCACCATGGGGTATCTCGCCGTCACTGTCGCGATGCGCAGCGGTGACGTTTCGGTGACCTCACCGTTCCGCTATTCCATCGTGCTTTGGGCGCTTGGCATCGACGCCATCGTGTTCGGCAACAGGCCCGACCTCACGATGATTGTGGGCCTCACAATCGTGGTGGCCAGCGGCATCTACATGATCGTGCGTGAGCGGCAGATCAATCAATCCAAAGACGCCACTCACTCTTCCTCGTAA